The following are encoded in a window of Saccharothrix longispora genomic DNA:
- a CDS encoding IclR family transcriptional regulator encodes MDVERTGVVEPSGVRSSGVRSSGMQSVDRVAAVLLSFTGADAELGVTDIAERLVLPKSAVHRVLEALTAWGLVAKEHERGKYRLGPRATELSLAALGSVDVRALALPVMEELRDLTGETVTLSFVLGSHRVYVAQVESRQDVRMTIEVGRRAPLYAGASGRAILMTFSTAELERYLSQTVLTPLTERTVHDDRQLRDLLDVDRARGYTESLGERDPYAAAVAAPITARNNPRAFACFSVCGPTARLGDEVRRSCGPAVVDAARKVSEMLRGSW; translated from the coding sequence GTGGACGTCGAGAGGACCGGTGTGGTGGAGCCGAGCGGGGTGCGGTCGAGCGGGGTGCGGTCGAGCGGGATGCAGTCGGTCGACCGGGTGGCCGCGGTGCTGTTGAGCTTCACCGGCGCGGACGCCGAACTGGGGGTCACGGACATCGCCGAGCGGCTGGTGCTGCCCAAGAGCGCGGTGCACCGCGTGCTGGAGGCGCTGACGGCCTGGGGCCTCGTCGCCAAGGAGCACGAGCGCGGCAAGTACCGGCTCGGACCGCGCGCCACCGAGCTGAGCCTCGCCGCTCTCGGGTCGGTCGACGTGCGGGCGCTCGCGCTGCCGGTGATGGAGGAGTTGCGCGACCTGACCGGCGAGACCGTGACCCTGAGCTTCGTGCTCGGCTCGCACCGCGTCTACGTCGCCCAGGTGGAGAGCCGCCAGGACGTGCGGATGACCATCGAGGTGGGCAGGCGGGCGCCGCTGTACGCGGGCGCGTCGGGCCGGGCGATCCTGATGACCTTCAGCACCGCCGAGCTGGAGCGGTACCTGTCGCAGACGGTGCTGACGCCGCTGACCGAGCGGACCGTCCACGACGACCGGCAGCTGCGCGACCTGCTGGACGTGGACCGCGCCCGCGGCTACACCGAGAGCCTGGGGGAGCGCGACCCCTACGCCGCCGCCGTCGCCGCGCCCATCACCGCCCGCAACAACCCCCGGGCGTTCGCCTGCTTCAGCGTCTGCGGACCCACGGCCAGGCTGGGCGACGAGGTCAGGCGCAGCTGCGGCCCGGCCGTCGTCGACGCGGCCCGCAAGGTCTCGGAGATGCTGAGGGGGAGCTGGTGA
- a CDS encoding SAM-dependent methyltransferase, translating to MSTTEDGVDVGVGRTALMVAAARAIETHRADSLAEDPYAEHFVRAAPVSAGWPVRPEEVPDGDADPLWGRLARYFGLRTRVFDDFLLRSAHGGARQVVLFGAGLDTRAMRLDWPSGVTVFELDRAPVLDFKQRVLDGLGARSRAVRVPVGVDLGHDWAPALAGGGFTPGVPTAWLAEGLVMYLTPEAEQRLVRTADRLSAGGSTLAYETKPRPTSPAMVACPLYTGTRARLDIDLVALFDPGPRPDSAADLAARGWSTTTRTPFDFTARHGRGPAPEPDDVLADNRWVFAEKPPASG from the coding sequence GTGTCCACCACCGAGGACGGGGTCGACGTCGGGGTCGGTCGGACGGCGCTGATGGTCGCCGCGGCACGGGCGATCGAGACCCACCGCGCCGACTCCCTCGCCGAGGACCCGTACGCCGAGCACTTCGTGCGCGCGGCCCCGGTGTCGGCCGGGTGGCCCGTGCGCCCGGAGGAGGTGCCGGACGGCGACGCCGATCCGCTGTGGGGCCGGCTGGCCCGCTACTTCGGGCTGCGCACGCGGGTCTTCGACGACTTCCTGCTGCGCTCCGCGCACGGCGGCGCGCGCCAGGTCGTGCTCTTCGGCGCGGGCCTGGACACGCGGGCGATGCGCCTGGACTGGCCGAGCGGTGTCACGGTGTTCGAACTCGACCGGGCGCCGGTGCTGGACTTCAAGCAGCGGGTGCTGGACGGGCTGGGCGCACGGTCACGGGCCGTGCGCGTGCCGGTGGGCGTCGACCTGGGGCACGACTGGGCACCGGCGCTGGCCGGCGGCGGTTTCACCCCGGGGGTGCCGACGGCCTGGCTGGCCGAGGGCCTGGTCATGTACCTGACGCCCGAGGCCGAGCAGCGGTTGGTGCGCACCGCCGACCGGCTCTCGGCGGGCGGCAGCACGCTGGCGTACGAGACCAAGCCGCGCCCGACGTCGCCCGCCATGGTCGCCTGCCCGCTCTACACCGGGACGCGGGCGCGGCTCGACATCGACCTGGTCGCGCTGTTCGACCCCGGTCCGCGCCCCGACTCGGCGGCCGATCTCGCCGCGCGCGGCTGGTCCACGACCACCCGCACGCCGTTCGACTTCACCGCCCGGCACGGCCGGGGTCCCGCACCGGAGCCGGACGACGTGCTCGCCGACAACCGCTGGGTGTTCGCCGAGAAACCGCCCGCCTCCGGGTGA
- a CDS encoding oxidoreductase, giving the protein MTARDDLLAPVRAGRLELRNRVVMPAHTTNFAVDGLFSDRHLAYHRARAEGGVGLIITEGMRVHPTSLGRANTVSAFDDRVVPSLAGLVDVVHGGGAKLAAQLLHVGRQAGGHNVLTAAWGASALPWASTAATPHAMTTDEIAEVVDAFASAAGRVAAAGVDAVEVHLGHGHLLQQFLSPATNHRDDAYGGSLDNRLRLAREVLDAVLAALPGTMPLILRISADEFLDGGLDLERMLTATGLLVRDYRVDVLHVSHSAYVGTASVATQMADMSFPPLPFRHLPRAFKAAFPDLAVLAVGRVDDLDNAAGLVADGSADLVALARPHIALPTLVAARTDAAAPPARECIACNQGCAGRLELGLGISCVVNPEVGLEREWAALREAARRAPKLRVLVVGGGPAGLEAASAAASAGHRVTLVEAAPELGGALRLAAKLPVRGRFGRFVEQLAATARHLGVDVRPGVRADAALLAEGWDHVVLATGATAPDDSGSDYPVVPLERAVDEPGSTGRHVVLVDEDGTTTALALADHLLHDDRRVTLVTDRSALSWRVPVYSKPALLDRLRGRGFSAVLMRTPAGMEGDSMIFTDPLSGRAERVDDVSSVVFLRPRAASAGPPVPDGVSTATVGDAYAPRTALEAAFEGRLAGLTAARTAGVRAAEAALRGRL; this is encoded by the coding sequence ATGACCGCACGCGACGATCTGCTCGCCCCGGTCCGCGCGGGCAGGCTCGAACTGCGCAACCGGGTCGTCATGCCGGCCCACACGACCAACTTCGCCGTGGACGGCCTGTTCTCCGACCGCCACCTCGCCTACCACCGGGCGCGGGCCGAGGGCGGCGTCGGCCTGATCATCACCGAGGGCATGCGGGTGCACCCCACGAGCCTCGGGCGGGCCAACACCGTGTCGGCGTTCGACGACCGGGTGGTCCCGTCGCTGGCCGGACTGGTCGACGTGGTGCACGGCGGTGGCGCGAAGCTCGCCGCCCAGCTCCTGCACGTGGGGCGGCAGGCGGGCGGGCACAACGTGCTGACCGCCGCGTGGGGCGCGTCGGCGCTGCCGTGGGCGAGCACGGCGGCCACCCCGCACGCGATGACCACCGACGAGATCGCCGAGGTGGTCGACGCCTTCGCCTCGGCGGCCGGACGGGTGGCGGCGGCGGGCGTGGACGCCGTCGAGGTCCACCTGGGGCACGGCCACCTGCTCCAGCAGTTCCTCTCGCCCGCCACCAACCACCGGGACGACGCCTACGGCGGCAGCCTCGACAACCGGCTGCGGCTGGCGCGGGAGGTGCTCGACGCGGTCCTCGCCGCGCTGCCGGGGACCATGCCGCTGATCCTGCGCATCAGCGCCGACGAGTTCCTCGACGGCGGCCTCGACCTGGAGCGGATGCTCACCGCCACCGGGCTGCTCGTCCGCGACTACCGCGTCGACGTGCTGCACGTCAGCCACTCCGCGTACGTCGGCACGGCGAGCGTGGCGACCCAGATGGCCGACATGAGCTTCCCGCCCCTGCCGTTCCGGCACCTGCCCCGCGCCTTCAAAGCGGCGTTCCCCGACCTCGCGGTCCTCGCGGTCGGCCGCGTGGACGACCTCGACAACGCCGCCGGGCTCGTCGCGGACGGCAGCGCGGACCTCGTCGCGCTGGCCCGCCCGCACATCGCCCTGCCCACCCTCGTGGCCGCGCGCACCGACGCCGCCGCGCCGCCGGCCCGCGAGTGCATCGCCTGCAACCAGGGGTGCGCGGGCAGGCTCGAACTGGGTCTCGGCATCAGCTGCGTGGTCAACCCCGAGGTCGGCCTGGAGCGCGAGTGGGCGGCCCTGCGCGAGGCCGCCCGCCGTGCGCCGAAGCTGCGCGTCCTCGTGGTCGGCGGCGGCCCCGCCGGGCTGGAGGCCGCGAGCGCCGCCGCGTCCGCCGGGCACCGGGTCACCCTGGTGGAGGCCGCGCCCGAACTCGGCGGCGCGCTCCGGCTGGCCGCGAAGCTGCCCGTGCGGGGGCGCTTCGGCCGGTTCGTCGAGCAGCTCGCCGCCACCGCGCGCCACCTCGGCGTCGACGTCAGGCCCGGCGTGCGCGCCGACGCGGCGCTGCTCGCCGAGGGGTGGGACCACGTGGTGCTCGCGACCGGGGCCACCGCGCCCGACGACTCCGGTTCGGACTACCCCGTCGTCCCGCTGGAGCGGGCGGTCGACGAACCGGGCAGCACCGGCCGGCACGTGGTCCTGGTGGACGAGGACGGCACCACCACGGCGCTCGCCCTGGCCGACCACCTGCTCCACGACGACCGCCGCGTCACCCTGGTCACCGACCGCTCCGCGCTGTCCTGGCGCGTGCCGGTCTACTCGAAACCCGCGCTGCTGGACCGCCTGCGCGGCAGGGGCTTCAGCGCGGTCCTGATGCGCACCCCAGCCGGGATGGAAGGCGACTCTATGATTTTCACCGATCCGCTGTCCGGTCGTGCCGAGCGGGTGGACGACGTCTCGTCGGTGGTGTTCCTGCGCCCGCGCGCGGCGAGCGCCGGCCCACCCGTGCCGGACGGGGTGTCCACGGCGACCGTCGGCGACGCCTACGCGCCCCGCACCGCCCTGGAAGCCGCGTTCGAGGGACGCCTGGCCGGTCTGACCGCCGCGCGGACGGCGGGGGTGCGCGCCGCCGAAGCCGCGCTGAGGGGGAGGTTGTGA
- a CDS encoding VOC family protein, with the protein MSLTTTIHLNFRGDARAALESYRSAFGGDLTVVTYRDAGNAQEESEADQVMWGQVIAPNGFYVMAYDVPSRTAYDRGENSFFVSLRGQTAEEVTGYWEKLSEGATVVVPIGPSGWAPAYGMLRDRFGVVWVLDVVSGHNG; encoded by the coding sequence TTGTCCCTCACGACCACGATCCACCTGAACTTCCGCGGCGACGCCCGCGCGGCGCTGGAGTCCTACCGGTCCGCGTTCGGCGGCGACCTCACCGTCGTCACGTACCGGGACGCCGGGAACGCCCAGGAGGAGTCCGAAGCCGACCAGGTGATGTGGGGCCAGGTGATCGCGCCGAACGGCTTCTACGTCATGGCCTACGACGTGCCCTCCCGGACGGCCTACGACCGGGGCGAGAACTCGTTCTTCGTCTCCCTGCGCGGGCAGACCGCCGAGGAGGTCACCGGTTACTGGGAGAAGCTCTCCGAGGGCGCGACGGTCGTGGTGCCGATCGGCCCGTCGGGCTGGGCACCCGCCTACGGGATGCTGCGCGACCGCTTCGGCGTCGTGTGGGTCCTCGACGTGGTGAGCGGGCACAACGGGTAG
- a CDS encoding HpcH/HpaI aldolase/citrate lyase family protein, giving the protein MTPPARSFLYVPGHREDRLRKAVDSDADAVVLDLEDAVPAADKERARRAVRALLAALPPGRSAWVRVNSDPDLAAEDVAAVASPALAGIWVPKAEPDPLRRADDLLTAAERRHHLPEGGLAVVPLVETALGVLRVEQVCAAPRVTRLGVGEADLAGELRLRPDDRRSELHGIRLQVVLASAAAGLEAPVGPVETDVRDTGRLLETTTTLLRQGFRARTALHPRQLATINAVFTPTEAEVAEAAALVEDFTGNAGVDRTGRFVDPAVLRAAHEVLARAGVPGAPPA; this is encoded by the coding sequence GTGACACCACCCGCGAGGAGCTTCCTCTACGTCCCGGGCCACCGCGAGGACCGGCTGCGCAAGGCGGTCGACAGCGACGCGGACGCCGTGGTCCTCGACCTGGAGGACGCCGTGCCCGCGGCGGACAAGGAGCGCGCCCGCCGGGCCGTGCGCGCCCTGCTCGCCGCACTGCCGCCGGGCCGGTCCGCGTGGGTCCGGGTCAACAGCGACCCCGACCTGGCGGCGGAGGACGTCGCGGCCGTCGCGTCGCCCGCCCTCGCCGGCATCTGGGTGCCGAAGGCGGAACCCGACCCGCTGCGCCGCGCCGACGACCTGCTCACCGCCGCCGAACGCCGCCACCACCTGCCCGAGGGCGGGCTCGCGGTCGTGCCGCTGGTGGAGACGGCCCTCGGCGTGCTGCGGGTCGAGCAGGTGTGCGCCGCGCCCCGCGTGACCCGCCTGGGCGTCGGCGAGGCGGACCTCGCGGGGGAGCTGCGCCTGCGCCCCGACGACCGGCGCAGCGAACTGCACGGCATCCGCCTCCAGGTGGTGCTGGCCTCCGCCGCGGCCGGCCTGGAGGCCCCGGTGGGGCCCGTCGAGACCGACGTGCGCGACACCGGCCGGCTGCTGGAGACCACGACCACCCTGCTGCGCCAGGGGTTCCGCGCCCGCACGGCCCTGCACCCCCGCCAGCTCGCGACCATCAACGCCGTCTTCACGCCGACCGAGGCCGAGGTCGCCGAAGCCGCCGCCCTGGTGGAGGACTTCACCGGGAACGCCGGGGTGGACCGCACCGGCCGGTTCGTGGACCCGGCCGTCCTCCGCGCGGCCCACGAGGTCCTGGCCCGCGCCGGGGTCCCCGGCGCCCCACCGGCGTGA
- a CDS encoding EF-hand domain-containing protein, whose product MQTEAQARVGLVFDLFDVNGNGRIEAGDFELMAGRVDAAATGSGDAARGRMTAAFRRYWATLAAELDVDRDGTITLDEFVACVLSPERFDDTIAEFAESLAELGDPDGDGRIERPLFVALMTAIGFAPANTNALFDAFGPSEADEVEVRTWTEAIKDYYQPDKAGTTGDLLVAGPTG is encoded by the coding sequence ATGCAGACCGAGGCGCAGGCCCGGGTCGGGCTCGTCTTCGACCTCTTCGACGTCAACGGGAACGGCCGGATCGAGGCCGGCGACTTCGAGCTGATGGCCGGGCGCGTCGACGCGGCGGCCACCGGGTCCGGCGACGCGGCGCGCGGGAGGATGACGGCGGCCTTCCGCCGCTACTGGGCGACGCTGGCCGCCGAACTGGACGTCGACCGCGACGGCACCATCACCCTCGACGAGTTCGTGGCGTGCGTGCTGTCACCGGAGCGGTTCGACGACACCATCGCGGAGTTCGCCGAGTCGCTCGCCGAACTGGGCGACCCGGACGGCGACGGCCGGATCGAGCGGCCGCTGTTCGTCGCCCTGATGACCGCGATCGGCTTCGCCCCGGCGAACACCAACGCGTTGTTCGACGCGTTCGGCCCCTCGGAGGCCGACGAGGTCGAGGTGCGCACGTGGACCGAGGCCATCAAGGACTACTACCAGCCGGACAAGGCGGGGACCACCGGCGACCTGCTCGTCGCGGGCCCCACCGGTTGA